In the Cydia amplana chromosome 14, ilCydAmpl1.1, whole genome shotgun sequence genome, one interval contains:
- the LOC134654369 gene encoding uncharacterized protein LOC134654369, translating into MRSYITKDFAKKLNLVTIEDSHLTIFVFGTNTPQEVESPKVKIQMVTQTGEIVSINVNVIPVIARGVPYLGPDLKLWNPEYKLADDGSFGDRIDLLVGNDYYLSLLLPEIIELKEDLFMINTKFGWTFGGKPEIETDNNLEIITYCQTNLDIGRNKPDLPLEGVNLKELWDLETIGIVDSPKESREEEALRHFNETTRFEHGRYQVSWPWVEYPPDLDPNFGLALGRLVSLINRLDADTLTSYDELIKEQEKLGIIEVVPEEEVISPSHPVHYLPHHCVKQKNKPPRIVYDASSKIKDNKSLNQCLYCGPLMLEELTGILLKFRSHNIGICADVEKAFLQIGLQVKDRDVTRFLWIKDLDKPIENNNLIHMRFCRVPFGVISSPFLLNATIKYHLSRSSLESIQRVAHDIYVDNMVTGTDTVEEAIDLYSATKQEFQRMSMNLREWSSNSRDFIEQVPDSCQDRIVKVLGLDWNLESDTLHLRLKEREYPSTKRGVLQCIASVYDPCGYAAPSTLSAKLLLQDLWKLKSKWDNPLTGNEAKRWIDIQKELKNLNDICVPRCCVENLRQKSYSIHCFTDASTKAYAAVVYIVQGNQRNFVIGKSRLIPIKDQDDLKIPKLELIASLIGHRLIQYVKKSLQGEITEQILWTDSQIVIGWYYSDKLLTPFVSRRIQEMKKNKELKVRYVPTDLNPADVATRPTQPKEELEKWLTGPEFLSKDPVEWPVSPSSNTSLLVGEGLSSIPMEIELDDREIQVEAGSLSIGSEETTHREDSSGTGPKVGTHEDIGIVYTKVSEIKEVQAKYFPEELAGKETSLKRNLGLFIDEDGILRSKGRFQYANWTYDKRYPILLPPKSTYTDNIIMRTHNDNYHVGAAHTLSIIRQNFWIPQGKKRVLNVINKCSQCIKQRGGPFKLPPTPALPPERVNYTEPFTFTGIDYLGPILVKTQSGTKKRWICLFTCLAVRAIHLEVVRDLTAEEGLLALRRFIATRNVPTVVTSDNATNFKLISEVMTRPYCIEKKIKWRFIPQLAPWFGGFYERLVGMVKVCMRTTLQKHLLTDNQLSTVVKEIEAVVNTRPLTYVDEDVEHILRPSDFIAMGRTIITDTGSDESLPLETQTKSDLVQSWKRGISILEEFKRMFIDRYLLSLRERYSHSPKQPRCTSKLEPSEGQVVQIKADNKNRQDWKVGKIISLEKGSDNLCRVACVKVGNKVYTRSLAQLYPLEVEDVTSEEAAASTVNKEDSRVLEDSQILDIDLEVDNLGDMPFNDEGDKESLYDTEGISEECTLQRVTSPNNIETDNGSNADDDTGASPRPRQQRDAAAKAREKIRQWTRSLSSLLLAVGSVASARHCDDV; encoded by the coding sequence ATGAGATCTTACATTACAAAGGACTTCGCAAAGAAACTCAACTTGGTAACCATAGAAGATAGTCATCTTACCATATTTGTTTTTGGTACCAATACACCTCAAGAAGTGGAAAGTCCCAAAGTCAAGATACAGATGGTGACACAAACCGGTGAAATTGTTTCAATTAATGTCAACGTCATCCCTGTGATTGCAAGAGGCGTTCCATACTTAGGACCTGACCTTAAATTATGGAATCCGGAATATAAGTTAGCTGATGATGGATCCTTCGGTGACCGGATAGACCTTTTAGTGGGTAACGACTACTATCTATCTCTGTTATTACCCGAGATAATAGAATTAAAGGAAGATCTTTTCATGATTAACACCAAGTTTGGATGGACTTTCGGTGGAAAACCAGAGATAGAAACAGATAATAACTTGGAAATCATCACCTATTGTCAGACTAACTTGGATATAGGAAGAAACAAACCTGACTTACCATTAGAAGGTGTAAACCTAAAGGAACTATGGGATCTTGAAACAATTGGCATCGTGGACTCTCCGAAAGAGAGCAGAGAGGAAGAAGCCTTACGTCATTTCAACGAGACGACCCGGTTTGAACATGGCAGATACCAAGTCTCGTGGCCATGGGTAGAATACCCTCCAGACTTGGATCCTAACTTCGGTTTGGCACTAGGACGACTTGTCAGTTTAATTAATCGTCTAGATGCTGACACATTGACTTCGTACGACGAATTAATTAAGGAACAAGAGAAATTAGGTATAATAGAAGTCGTACCGGAGGAAGAGGTTATTAGCCCTAGTCATCCCGTTCACTACCTACCACATCACTGTGTCAAACAGAAGAATAAGCCTCCGCGCATAGTATACGACGCGTCATCTAAAATCAAGGACAATAAGAGCTTAAACCAGTGTCTTTACTGTGGTCCCTTAATGCTGGAAGAGTTAACAGGAATATTGTTGAAGTTTAGATCACATAACATAGGTATTTGTGCAGATGTCGAGAAAGCATTTCTACAAATAGGTTTACAAGTTAAAGACCGTGACGTAACTAGATTCCTTTGGATCAAGGATCTAGATAAACCAAtagaaaataacaatttaatacATATGAGATTCTGTAGAGTCCCATTCGGTGTGATCAGCAGTCCGTTCTTACTGAACGCCACAATTAAATACCATTTATCTAGATCTAGTTTAGAAAGTATACAACGTGTTGCTCATGACATCTATGTAGATAATATGGTGACTGGAACAGATACTGTAGAAGAGGCTATAGACTTATATAGCGCAACAAAACAAGAGTTTCAACGAATGTCAATGAACTTGAGGGAGTGGAGCTCCAACTCACGTGACTTCATAGAACAGGTTCCAGACAGCTGTCAAGATAGAATAGTTAAAGTACTCGGACTGGACTGGAACTTAGAATCAGATACACTTCACTTGCGACTAAAGGAACGTGAGTATCCTAGCACAAAGAGAGGAGTTCTACAATGCATCGCGTCAGTGTACGACCCTTGTGGGTACGCAGCACCCTCTACACTATCAGCGAAGCTTCTTCTACAGGATTTGTGGAAACTTAAATCAAAATGGGATAACCCTTTAACTGGAAATGAAGCGAAGAGATGGATTGACATACAGAAAGAACTTAAGAACTTAAACGACATCTGTGTTCCCCGGTGCTGTGTAGAGAACCTTCGGCAGAAGAGCTACTCCATCCATTGCTTCACAGATGCTTCTACTAAAGCATATGCAGCGGTTGTCTACATAGTGCAGGGCAACCAGAGAAACTTCGTAATAGGAAAGTCAAGACTGATACCTATTAAGGATCAAGATGATTTGAAGATCCCGAAATTAGAGCTTATCGCATCTCTTATAGGTCATCGTTTAATCCAGTACGTTAAGAAGTCACTACAAGGCGAAATAACTGAACAAATCCTCTGGACGGACAGTCAGATTGTAATCGGTTGGTACTACTCAGATAAACTTCTAACACCGTTCGTATCAAGAAGAATACAAgaaatgaagaaaaataaagaacTGAAAGTACGATATGTTCCAACGGATTTAAACCCAGCGGACGTGGCTACCAGGCCCACACAGCCAAAGGAGGAACTGGAGAAATGGTTGACAGGACCCGAGTTCTTATCGAAAGATCCAGTAGAATGGCCTGTCAGTCCGTCAAGTAACACTTCTCTTTTGGTTGGGGAGGGTCTGTCGAGCATTCCAATGGAAATAGAACTTGACGACAGAGAGATACAGGTTGAAGCTGGTAGTTTAAGTATTGGATCTGAAGAAACAACACATAGAGAGGACAGCTCAGGAACTGGACCTAAAGTAGGGACGCACGAAGACATCGGAATCGTATATACTAAGGTTTCCGAGATCAAAGAAGTCCAAGCTAAGTACTTTCCCGAAGAACTAGCAGGAAAAGAGACTAGCTTAAAAAGAAATCTAGGTCTTTTTATAGATGAAGATGGAATACTGAGAAGCAAGGGGCGATTCCAATACGCTAATTGGACGTATGACAAACGATATCCAATCTTACTACCTCCTAAGAGTACATATACAGATAATATCATTATGAGAACTCATAATGATAATTATCACGTCGGAGCCGCCCACACTCTTAGTATAATTCGTCAGAACTTCTGGATACCACAAGGGAAGAAGCGAGTTCttaatgtcataaataaatgtagtcAATGTATCAAACAACGGGGTGGACCGTTTAAACTACCGCCTACACCGGCTTTACCTCCTGAAAGGGTCAACTACACGGAACCTTTTACTTTTACAGGGATAGATTATCTAGGCCCGATACTAGTTAAAACCCAATCAGGAACGAAGAAGAGATGGATTTGCCTATTTACCTGTCTTGCCGTACGCGCCATACATCTGGAAGTAGTGAGAGATTTGACAGCAGAAGAAGGACTTCTCGCATTAAGAAGATTCATAGCTACTAGGAACGTACCCACAGTAGTAACATCTGACAATGccactaattttaaattaatatccgAAGTTATGACACGACCTTATTGTATAGAAAAGAAGATTAAGTGGCGTTTCATCCCTCAATTAGCACCATGGTTCGGGGGCTTCTATGAGAGACTTGTGGGTATGGTCAAAGTCTGCATGAGAACGACTCTTCAGAAACATCTTCTTACGGATAATCAACTAAGTACCGTAGTCAAGGAAATTGAAGCTGTTGTCAATACGCGACCGCTAACATATGTCGACGAAGATGTAGAACATATACTTAGGCCGTCTGATTTCATAGCCATGGGAAGAACCATAATAACAGACACCGGGAGTGATGAATCCTTACCTCTAGAAACACAGACAAAGAGTGATCTAGTACAAAGCTGGAAGAGAGGTATCAGCATATTGGAAGAGTTTAAAAGAATGTTCATAGATCGGTACCTTTTGAGCCTGAGAGAAAGGTATTCACACTCTCCTAAACAACCTAGGTGCACATCCAAGCTTGAACCATCGGAGGGCCAAGTAGTACAAATAAAGGCAGATAACAAGAATAGACAAGACTGGAAAGTAGGGAAAATTATATCTCTTGAAAAGGGAAGCGACAATTTGTGTCGTGTTGCCTGCGTTAAAGTAGGGAATAAAGTGTATACTCGTTCTTTAGCACAATTGTATCCATTAGAAGTAGAAGATGTGACAAGCGAAGAAGCTGCTGCATCAACGGTGAATAAAGAAGACTCAAGAGTTCTTGAAGATTCACAAATTTTAGATATCGACCTCGAAGTCGATAATTTGGGCGACATGCCTTTTAATGATGAAGGGGATAAGGAAAGTTTATATGATACGGAAGGTATTAGTGAGGAGTGTACTCTACAGAGAGTCACTTCGCCTAATAATATTGAGACAGACAATGGATCAAATGCTGATGATGACACTGGCGCATCTCCACGACCGCGGCAGCAAAGGGATGCCGCCGCCAAGGCCCGAGAGAAGATCCGGCAGTGGACGCGATCCCTATCTTCTCTTCTGCTCGCCGTTGGGAGTGTCGCGAGTGCCAGGCACTGCGATGACGTTTAA
- the LOC134654370 gene encoding uncharacterized protein LOC134654370 — protein sequence MEEGLKTALRFTANHLESLSVKAREILSIIPGSPTDEFLLEIEIVISKLESSLSRIKAEMNNYFRMANQPDADEISRVSTIQLAAEEDLCELQVRIRRARATSKEATMPVSGKLPKLNLPEYHGDILTWHQFWDQFVSLVDSRRLSDVDKFMYLNSAVKGEAKKLIEGLGTTNRNYAIAVNTLKERYGRVELVKDAHYSALSKIKPADSSTSSCRKVLNEIETHLRVLSSLGEDDTHSYLRFVILEKFPGEIVYELKKRVQDDSVPEIRKELEKLISAKEDASRFMSQTSESTSGNYTTETLHISERFNNPRFGRGRNNYRFKNNGNGQRNNYTSLSRDQGRKRKFENNQERKFSTEPSGKRFKKSCIFCEAEHNSQDCNRYTTIKGRMDRLRTRCFRCIRRGHQRRMCRERKPCTHCGDRYHHLLLCPRLLPENKQIKTTEVQKNKAETSKNEQENNGASGPTIPL from the coding sequence ATGGAGGAAGGTTTGAAGACTGCACTTCGGTTTACTGCCAACCATTTAGAAAGTTTGTCTGTCAAGGCGAGGGAGATATTGAGTATCATACCTGGTTCCCCTACGGACGAGTTTCTTCTGGAAATAGAAATTGTCATCTCCAAGCTAGAGAGTAGCTTGAGTAGGATAAAGGCCGAAATGAACAACTATTTTAGGATGGCTAACCAGCCTGATGCCGACGAGATCTCCAGGGTTTCTACGATCCAGCTGGCAGCTGAAGAAGATTTATGTGAGCTCCAAGTGCGGATTAGAAGAGCTCGAGCCACATCAAAAGAAGCTACCATGCCGGTCTCGGGGAAGTTACCCAAATTGAATCTACCAGAGTACCACGGCGATATTCTAACCTGGCACCAGTTTTGGGATCAGTTCGTCTCCTTAGTTGATAGTAGAAGACTAAGTGATGTAGATAAATTCATGTATCTCAATTCTGCTGTTAAGGGAGAAGCCAAGAAGCTGATCGAAGGGCTAGGAACCACCAACAGGAACTACGCCATTGCTGTCAACACTTTGAAAGAAAGATATGGACGCGTGGAACTTGTTAAGGATGCACATTACTCTGCTTTAAGCAAGATCAAGCCTGCCGACAGTTCCACTAGCAGTTGCCGGAAGGTTTTGAACGAGATAGAGACTCATCTTAGAGTGTTAAGTTCCTTAGGCGAAGACGACACACACAGCTACCTTCGGTTTGTAATACTGGAAAAATTCCCCGGAGAAATAGTCTATGAGTTGAAGAAAAGAGTTCAGGATGACTCGGTACCCGAAATAAGGAAGGAGCTAGAGAAGCTGATATCCGCCAAGGAAGATGCTAGTCGATTTATGTCTCAGACAAGTGAAAGTACTTCAGGCAACTACACTACCGAGACACTGCACATCAGTGAAAGATTTAATAACCCTAGATTTGGAAGAGGAAGAAATAATTATAGGTTTAAGAATAATGGTAATGGACAGCGAAACAATTATACTTCACTTTCAAGAGACCAGGGGCGGAAGAGGAAGTTTGAAAATAATCAAGAAAGAAAATTTTCAACGGAACCATCTGGAAAGAGGTTTAAGAAGTCATGCATCTTCTGTGAAGCAGAACATAACTCCCAAGATTGCAACAGATACACGACAATAAAAGGGAGAATGGATAGACTTAGGACTCGTTGTTTTAGATGTATAAGAAGGGGGCACCAGAGGCGAATGTGCAGAGAAAGGAAACCTTGCACGCACTGTGGAGACAGATACCATCACTTGCTTCTGTGCCCAAGGTTACTTCCAGAAAATAAGCAGATAAAGACAACGGAAGTACAGAAGAACAAAGCGGAAACATCTAAAAATGAACAGGAAAACAACGGAGCCTCCGGGCCTACCATTCCTTTGTGA